A part of Gemmatimonadales bacterium genomic DNA contains:
- a CDS encoding methyl-accepting chemotaxis protein, with translation MAGVRKDLTRSLYLYGTAVLVLFGALMAGIMNGNESRHLRRSLDERLIGLADRSAALLEQALEYQPGAMARLAAPGAASAEAATSINQLLSTARTDADLVEIAVLGGNGAVLWSSRPATATGSQIGGLEAATGRSGLQLVDLTLNGIATRAAVLPVAGSNWRVVTSAPEAQRVDLTGNLVLFSILIFTVGGIITLWLLGRWLDRRILRPLLVAEEVATQVAQGNLSATVTEIDAAGAEGNRLLRAIAAMVGALQTLVGAIRGASSEAAAMAEEISAATQEMSASTQEVAGTTAELTDRATKQAAVVRLAADDAGKILGIAEALASGATQAAQRNAALAALARSHREQLDRSTTELAKLTEEVELGAEEAELLATSSEEIEKFITQTKAIAKQTHMLALNAAIEAARAGGEGRGFSVVAEEVRKLAGQAAQAATSTSETVQSVLARVQTARERLLRLAQGGIVARDAAQAAALGLRTVAEDADANDQWTQAISASADDVRILIDGIAGRMKEVSAGTEEYAAAAQQIAAAAQELNASTEEIASSAGHLADAAERLTNAVGGFRVS, from the coding sequence ATGGCCGGCGTCAGGAAAGACCTCACCCGATCCCTCTACCTGTACGGCACCGCCGTGCTGGTTCTCTTCGGCGCCCTTATGGCCGGGATCATGAACGGCAACGAGTCCCGGCACCTCCGCCGCAGCCTCGACGAGCGGCTGATTGGCCTGGCGGACCGGTCGGCGGCACTCCTCGAGCAGGCGCTGGAGTACCAGCCCGGTGCGATGGCGCGATTGGCCGCCCCCGGGGCCGCCTCGGCCGAGGCTGCGACCTCGATCAACCAACTTCTGTCAACGGCACGGACCGATGCCGACCTGGTGGAGATCGCCGTGCTCGGCGGCAACGGCGCCGTCCTCTGGAGCAGCCGCCCGGCCACGGCGACCGGCTCGCAGATCGGCGGGTTGGAGGCCGCGACCGGCCGAAGCGGACTCCAGCTGGTCGACCTCACCCTCAACGGCATCGCGACCCGGGCCGCTGTCCTCCCTGTGGCCGGTTCCAACTGGCGCGTGGTGACCAGCGCGCCCGAGGCCCAGCGGGTCGACCTGACCGGCAACCTGGTCCTGTTCAGCATCCTGATCTTCACGGTCGGCGGCATCATCACGCTGTGGCTGCTGGGTCGCTGGCTGGATCGGCGCATCCTGCGCCCGTTGCTCGTGGCGGAAGAAGTGGCCACGCAGGTGGCGCAGGGGAACCTCAGCGCCACGGTGACGGAAATCGACGCCGCGGGGGCCGAGGGAAACCGGCTGCTCCGGGCCATCGCTGCGATGGTCGGCGCACTGCAGACCCTGGTCGGCGCCATTCGCGGGGCCTCCAGCGAGGCGGCCGCGATGGCCGAAGAGATTTCGGCGGCAACGCAGGAGATGTCGGCCTCGACGCAGGAAGTGGCAGGGACGACCGCCGAACTGACGGACCGTGCCACCAAGCAGGCGGCCGTCGTCCGGCTGGCGGCCGACGATGCCGGCAAGATTCTCGGCATCGCCGAGGCCCTGGCGTCCGGCGCCACCCAGGCGGCGCAGCGGAACGCCGCGCTTGCGGCGCTGGCCCGCTCGCACCGGGAGCAGCTCGATCGCAGCACCACCGAACTGGCCAAGCTCACGGAGGAAGTCGAGCTCGGCGCGGAGGAGGCGGAGTTGCTGGCCACCTCGTCCGAGGAAATCGAAAAGTTCATCACCCAGACCAAGGCCATCGCCAAGCAGACCCATATGCTGGCGCTCAACGCCGCGATCGAGGCGGCGCGGGCGGGAGGCGAGGGCCGCGGATTCAGCGTGGTGGCGGAGGAGGTACGAAAGCTGGCGGGCCAGGCGGCGCAGGCGGCCACCTCGACCAGCGAGACGGTGCAGAGCGTGCTGGCCCGGGTGCAGACCGCCCGGGAGCGACTGCTCCGGCTCGCCCAGGGGGGGATCGTGGCCCGCGACGCGGCGCAGGCGGCCGCCTTGGGGCTCCGCACCGTGGCGGAAGACGCCGATGCGAACGATCAGTGGACCCAGGCGATTTCCGCCTCGGCCGATGATGTCCGCATCCTGATTGACGGGATTGCCGGTCGCATGAAGGAAGTATCCGCCGGCACGGAAGAGTACGCCGCTGCTGCCCAGCAAATCGCGGCGGCCGCGCAGGAGCTCAACGCCTCGACCGAGGAGATCGCCTCCTCCGCCGGTCACCTGGCCGACGCCGCCGAGCGCCTGACCAACGCCGTCGGCGGGTTTCGCGTGAGCTAG